One part of the Tunicatimonas pelagia genome encodes these proteins:
- a CDS encoding porin family protein, translating to MKLLFASTLLLLATQATFAQFHYGIKGGVGLTGMDLNQPGISNSQYRLSYQAGFYGTQVMGKRFFSTTELLYANKGFRADAPPIAVGGSPQGHSVHLHYLSLPVFGGYSITERIFVMVGLEVSYLMAARTRVDSESNNTSFFWQEGFDYGLAAGAGYRINQRVNVDIRYVHGLRDVAPNNYRWADPQDPLATFDFRSQNRVFQLSLAYQLN from the coding sequence ATGAAGCTACTTTTCGCCTCAACCTTGCTACTGTTAGCTACCCAAGCTACTTTCGCCCAGTTTCATTACGGTATTAAGGGTGGAGTTGGTCTAACCGGTATGGATTTAAATCAGCCGGGAATAAGTAATTCCCAGTATCGCCTATCGTATCAAGCAGGCTTCTACGGAACCCAAGTTATGGGCAAGCGGTTCTTCTCTACAACCGAGCTACTGTACGCTAACAAGGGGTTTCGAGCCGATGCTCCCCCCATTGCAGTAGGTGGATCACCTCAGGGTCACAGTGTGCATCTGCATTACCTGAGTTTACCTGTTTTTGGTGGATACTCTATCACTGAACGAATCTTCGTGATGGTGGGGCTTGAAGTTAGCTATCTTATGGCGGCTCGAACCAGGGTTGACTCAGAAAGCAACAATACTAGTTTCTTTTGGCAAGAAGGGTTTGATTATGGACTAGCGGCTGGCGCAGGCTATCGTATCAACCAGAGGGTGAACGTAGATATCAGGTATGTACACGGACTGAGGGATGTAGCCCCTAACAATTATCGGTGGGCTGATCCTCAAGACCCGCTAGCTACCTTTGACTTCCGATCGCAAAATCGTGTGTTTCAACTATCGTTGGCTTATCAATTAAACTAG
- a CDS encoding C1 family peptidase, producing the protein MAKLEIAELQAQLIDEAWDAAPNPITEMSDEEQTIILGATPPDGPPSKTQKETSKKSALAQHQRVSARTGAGAHPSSFDWRSKDGGNYVTAIKSQGGCGSCVAFGVLSVVESMVRITKNMPNYDTDLSEAHLFYCLKGDPNGCRNGWWPTTAYDKVKDTGVAKESYFPYVSSQQSCLVSNGWQNEKLTITNYKALSNVNAIKEHIANVGPVSACFEVFGDFYSYQSGVYRHVSGDSEGWHCISIIGYNDAGGYWIGKNSWGTNWGEEGYLKIKYGECSIEHYGMWGVLGIVDTGWIYKKKITGLWSNSAGLNCYAYIQDEGWKKIANNNRENHFMILSALINAKNRDAAPSIYIKDGKIEQVYA; encoded by the coding sequence ATGGCAAAATTAGAAATTGCTGAATTGCAGGCCCAACTCATTGACGAAGCGTGGGACGCTGCCCCGAACCCCATCACTGAAATGAGTGATGAAGAGCAAACTATTATTTTAGGGGCAACTCCTCCCGATGGCCCACCTTCAAAAACTCAGAAAGAAACATCCAAAAAATCGGCCCTGGCCCAACATCAGCGGGTAAGCGCCCGAACGGGAGCCGGGGCACACCCCAGTAGCTTCGATTGGCGCAGTAAAGATGGTGGTAACTACGTTACTGCTATTAAAAGCCAAGGTGGCTGTGGCTCTTGTGTGGCATTTGGAGTGCTCTCAGTGGTAGAATCAATGGTGCGTATCACGAAGAACATGCCGAATTATGACACCGATCTTTCGGAAGCCCACCTGTTCTACTGCCTCAAAGGCGATCCTAACGGATGTAGAAACGGGTGGTGGCCCACTACGGCTTACGATAAAGTAAAAGATACTGGCGTAGCCAAAGAAAGTTATTTTCCGTACGTAAGCAGCCAGCAGAGTTGTTTGGTAAGCAATGGCTGGCAGAATGAGAAGCTTACCATTACTAACTACAAAGCACTAAGCAACGTAAACGCTATTAAGGAGCATATTGCTAACGTAGGCCCGGTAAGTGCATGCTTTGAAGTATTCGGTGATTTTTATAGCTACCAAAGCGGGGTTTACCGGCATGTTTCCGGCGACTCCGAGGGGTGGCACTGTATATCCATTATAGGCTATAATGATGCGGGTGGATACTGGATAGGAAAAAACAGTTGGGGCACTAACTGGGGCGAAGAAGGCTATCTGAAGATTAAATACGGTGAATGTTCTATTGAACACTACGGTATGTGGGGTGTGCTAGGCATTGTCGATACCGGCTGGATTTACAAAAAGAAAATCACGGGGCTTTGGTCTAACAGTGCCGGGCTGAATTGCTACGCGTATATACAAGACGAGGGCTGGAAAAAGATTGCTAACAACAATCGAGAGAACCATTTCATGATTTTGAGTGCGTTGATTAACGCAAAAAATAGAGATGCCGCTCCAAGTATTTACATTAAAGATGGAAAGATAGAACAAGTATATGCCTAA
- a CDS encoding protease inhibitor I42 family protein — MQLTDEDNGRTVKLPEGTQSITIRLLETPTSGYLWDVEQTPANVTVVSKNLEKSTAKAAGASGIRIFNFRPEAEPVTGTLKLRNCRPWDSNDVIASYTLTFE, encoded by the coding sequence ATGCAACTCACCGACGAAGACAATGGACGTACTGTAAAGCTGCCCGAAGGCACCCAATCTATCACAATAAGATTGCTGGAAACGCCTACATCGGGCTACCTGTGGGATGTAGAACAAACGCCTGCCAACGTAACCGTTGTTTCTAAAAATCTGGAAAAATCTACAGCAAAGGCCGCAGGAGCTTCTGGAATCCGTATTTTCAACTTTCGGCCAGAAGCTGAACCAGTAACCGGGACTTTAAAGCTTCGAAACTGTCGACCGTGGGATAGCAATGATGTGATAGCTAGCTACACTCTTACTTTTGAATAG
- the ald gene encoding alanine dehydrogenase, producing MIVGVPQEIKNNENRVALTPAGAKELTKVGHTVYIQQNAGEGSGFTDAEYTEAGAEILPTIEAVYESAEMIVKVKEPIAPEYDLVRKDQLVFTYFHFASSEALTHAMIKSGAVCLAYETVELPDRSLPLLVPMSEVAGRMSIQEGAKYLEKPMQGRGILLGGVPGVRPAKVLILGGGIVGTNAAKMAAGLGADVTIMDISLNRLRYLDDVLPANVNTFMSSEYNIRSLISSHDLIVGAVLIPGAKAPKLITRDMLQEMRPGTVLVDVAVDQGGCIETCEPTTHENPTYVIDDVLHYCVANMPGAVPYTSTLALTNATLPYTLQLARLGWEQACQQSTPLKLGLNVVRGEVVYQSVADAFGLPYVPVEEHL from the coding sequence ATGATTGTCGGAGTACCTCAAGAGATAAAAAATAATGAGAACCGGGTAGCCCTTACCCCCGCCGGAGCTAAAGAACTTACCAAAGTTGGCCATACCGTATACATTCAGCAAAATGCCGGAGAAGGCAGTGGGTTTACTGATGCAGAATATACCGAAGCAGGTGCCGAAATACTCCCAACTATTGAAGCTGTCTACGAATCGGCCGAGATGATTGTGAAGGTAAAAGAACCGATTGCCCCGGAGTACGACCTAGTGCGTAAAGATCAGCTGGTCTTCACGTATTTTCACTTTGCTTCCAGCGAAGCCCTTACCCACGCTATGATTAAAAGTGGCGCGGTTTGCTTAGCCTACGAAACGGTAGAACTGCCCGATCGCAGCTTGCCACTGTTAGTCCCCATGTCGGAAGTAGCCGGACGGATGTCTATTCAGGAAGGAGCGAAGTATTTGGAAAAACCCATGCAAGGGCGAGGTATTCTGTTGGGCGGAGTGCCCGGCGTACGTCCCGCGAAGGTGCTTATCTTGGGCGGAGGTATTGTGGGTACCAATGCTGCTAAAATGGCAGCCGGCTTAGGGGCTGATGTTACCATTATGGACATCAGCCTAAATAGGCTACGTTATTTAGATGATGTACTGCCGGCTAATGTGAACACCTTCATGTCCAGCGAATACAACATTCGCTCACTTATTAGTTCGCACGATTTAATTGTAGGTGCCGTGCTCATTCCGGGTGCCAAAGCCCCTAAGCTCATTACGCGCGATATGCTGCAAGAAATGAGGCCGGGCACAGTACTGGTTGATGTGGCCGTTGATCAAGGGGGCTGCATCGAAACTTGTGAGCCTACCACTCATGAGAACCCAACCTATGTGATTGATGACGTGCTGCACTACTGCGTAGCCAATATGCCAGGGGCAGTACCGTATACGTCTACCTTAGCATTGACCAACGCCACATTGCCCTATACACTACAACTGGCTAGACTAGGTTGGGAGCAAGCCTGTCAGCAGTCTACCCCACTTAAGCTCGGCCTCAACGTAGTGCGAGGAGAAGTGGTTTACCAGAGTGTGGCTGATGCTTTCGGTTTGCCGTATGTGCCGGTAGAAGAGCATTTGTAA